From Paraburkholderia flava, a single genomic window includes:
- the hmgA gene encoding homogentisate 1,2-dioxygenase, giving the protein MTDDTNGHTNTVWQSGFANEFATEALPGALPEGRNSPQRVAYGLYAEQLSGTAFTAPRSHNRRSWLYRIRPAAMHKPFTPLPSHALVANFHANSQDVPPTPPNQLRWDPLPMPTEPTDFIDGWVTMAGNGSAESMNGCAIHLYAANRSMQDRFFYSADGELLIVPQEGRLHIATELGRLDVGPFEIAVISRGVRFAVTLPDGAARGYVCENFGALLRLPDLGPIGSNGLANPRDFLTPHAAYEDREGDFELVAKLNGQLWRADIGHSPLDVVAWHGNYAPYQYDLRRFNTIGSISYDHPDPSIFLVLHSPSDTPGVDTLDFVIFPPRWLAAEDTFRPPWFHRNVASEFMGLVHGAYDAKAEGFVPGGASLHNCMSGHGPDADTFEKASHSDTSKPHKVGDTMAFMFETRTLIRPTRFALETAQLQADYFECWQGIRKHFDPERR; this is encoded by the coding sequence ATGACTGACGATACGAACGGGCACACGAACACGGTCTGGCAATCCGGTTTCGCGAATGAGTTCGCGACCGAAGCGTTACCGGGCGCGTTGCCCGAGGGCCGCAATTCGCCGCAGCGTGTGGCGTACGGACTGTACGCGGAGCAACTGTCGGGCACCGCGTTCACTGCGCCGCGCAGCCACAATCGCCGGTCGTGGTTGTACCGCATCCGGCCCGCCGCGATGCACAAGCCGTTCACGCCGCTGCCGTCGCATGCGCTGGTCGCGAATTTTCATGCGAATTCTCAAGATGTGCCGCCGACGCCGCCGAACCAGCTACGCTGGGACCCGCTGCCGATGCCTACCGAGCCGACCGATTTCATCGACGGCTGGGTGACGATGGCCGGCAACGGTTCGGCCGAATCGATGAACGGCTGCGCGATCCATCTGTACGCGGCGAACCGCTCGATGCAGGACCGCTTCTTCTACAGCGCCGACGGCGAACTGCTGATCGTGCCGCAGGAAGGACGTCTGCATATCGCGACCGAACTGGGCCGGCTCGACGTCGGACCGTTCGAGATTGCGGTGATCTCCCGCGGCGTGCGCTTCGCGGTGACGCTGCCCGACGGCGCGGCGCGCGGCTATGTCTGCGAGAACTTCGGCGCGCTGCTGCGATTGCCCGATCTCGGACCGATCGGCTCGAACGGCCTCGCGAACCCGCGCGACTTTCTCACGCCGCATGCGGCCTACGAAGACCGCGAGGGCGACTTCGAACTCGTCGCGAAACTGAACGGCCAGCTGTGGCGCGCGGACATCGGTCATTCGCCGCTCGACGTGGTTGCGTGGCATGGGAACTACGCGCCGTATCAGTACGACCTGCGCCGCTTCAACACGATCGGCTCGATCAGCTATGACCATCCCGATCCGTCGATTTTTCTCGTGCTGCATTCGCCGAGCGATACGCCCGGCGTCGATACGCTCGACTTCGTGATCTTCCCGCCGCGCTGGCTCGCGGCCGAAGATACCTTCCGTCCGCCGTGGTTTCACCGGAACGTCGCGAGCGAATTCATGGGCCTCGTGCACGGCGCGTACGACGCGAAGGCCGAGGGCTTCGTGCCCGGTGGCGCGAGTCTGCACAACTGCATGTCGGGTCACGGCCCGGACGCGGACACGTTCGAGAAAGCGTCGCACAGCGATACGTCGAAGCCGCACAAAGTGGGCGACACGATGGCGTTCATGTTCGAAACGCGCACGCTGATCCGCCCGACGCGCTTCGCGCTCGAAACCGCGCAACTGCAGGCGGATTACTTCGAATGCTGGCAGGGCATTCGCAAACATTTCGACCCGGAGCGTCGATGA
- a CDS encoding LysR family transcriptional regulator has protein sequence MNQIHAMRVFVSVAETESFRRAAQQLDVSNALVTRSIAMLEAHLHTRLIHRTTRNLSLTEAGVRYLEGCRELLEELDHLERAVVDTEREVGGTLRVVAAGMLSPASLSLLVDGFQRHHPHVRVRLTLAERPVDLQEDGYDVGIVTGAALPGKDLVEHPLGSNPLVVCAAPAYLAERGAPRSPFEFPQHAWVALPPAQRSPTWHFAGADGRPHPVTLRPTYTVNSLLMVRLAALSGMGLAILPARLVAHDIETGTLVRVMPEQIVDDPEARVSVVYPARRFLAAKTQSFIDHVSGSFEREVSLPQGLIEVVASIPANAAQTTLRVVPQV, from the coding sequence ATGAACCAGATTCACGCGATGCGCGTCTTCGTCAGCGTCGCCGAAACGGAAAGCTTTCGCCGCGCCGCCCAGCAACTCGACGTATCGAATGCGCTCGTCACGCGCTCGATCGCGATGCTCGAAGCCCATCTCCATACGCGGCTCATCCATCGCACGACCCGCAACCTGTCGCTGACCGAGGCCGGCGTGCGCTACCTCGAAGGGTGCCGGGAACTGCTCGAGGAACTCGATCATCTGGAGCGCGCGGTCGTCGATACCGAGCGCGAGGTCGGCGGCACGCTGCGCGTCGTCGCGGCGGGCATGCTGTCGCCCGCGTCGCTGTCGCTGCTCGTCGACGGTTTCCAGCGACATCATCCGCACGTGCGGGTGCGGCTCACGCTCGCGGAACGGCCGGTCGATCTGCAGGAAGACGGCTACGACGTCGGTATCGTCACGGGGGCCGCGTTGCCGGGCAAGGATCTCGTCGAGCATCCGCTGGGTTCGAATCCGCTCGTCGTGTGCGCGGCGCCCGCTTATCTTGCGGAACGCGGCGCGCCGCGCTCGCCGTTCGAGTTTCCGCAGCACGCGTGGGTCGCGCTGCCGCCTGCGCAGCGCAGTCCGACGTGGCATTTCGCAGGCGCCGACGGCCGTCCGCATCCGGTCACGCTGCGGCCCACGTACACGGTGAACAGTCTGCTGATGGTGCGGCTCGCCGCGCTGTCGGGCATGGGCCTCGCGATCCTGCCCGCGCGGCTCGTCGCGCACGACATCGAAACCGGCACGCTCGTGCGCGTGATGCCCGAACAGATCGTCGACGATCCGGAGGCGCGGGTGTCGGTCGTCTATCCGGCGCGCCGCTTCCTCGCCGCGAAGACGCAATCGTTCATCGATCACGTGTCCGGGTCGTTCGAGCGCGAAGTGTCGTTGCCGCAGGGACTCATCGAAGTCGTCGCATCGATACCGGCTAATGCGGCGCAGACGACGCTGCGGGTCGTGCCACAGGTGTAA
- the aspT gene encoding aspartate-alanine antiporter, producing the protein MSWLHDIFQKSPEIALFLSLAVGYFVGQIRFGKFQLGGVGGSLLAAVVISQAGVTIDNGVKAVMFAVFIYAVGYDSGPGFFNSLNRKTLREIAMAVFLAVSALVTVIVCAKLFHLNKGLAAGLAGGALTQSAIIGTAGDAIARLSLPADQIKSLQSDVAIAYAVTYVFGTLGAIIVCVNILPKFMGQGLREASLEAEQTLGGGVAAHAPGERAALPELVGRAYRVGPAAGRTVKDVELAQQDHFSIERIRRGGNALEPQPDVVLQSGDVVMLVGRREAVVDAAPLIGDEVFDADGMSLAIQTRRAVFTRKGMNHTTIAAVRANVDRELRHGVFVESATRAGQPLPLLPETQLEHGDVITFYGSPKDTLRAVQAAGYELPYTDKTDFIYMGVGLVLGLLIGLIVVNVAGIPLTLGSGGGCLLSGLLFGWMRGKHPMYGVMPSAASQLLKDFGLAAFVAVVGLNSGLQAVVTVKQSGVTIFLLGVIVTLVPLLLTMLFGRYVLGYRNAAILAGALTGSRSANPAFGGVLEKAGSAVPTVPFAITYAIANVLLTLLGPLVVGLV; encoded by the coding sequence ATGAGCTGGCTGCACGATATCTTTCAGAAATCCCCCGAGATCGCGCTGTTCCTTTCGCTTGCCGTCGGTTACTTCGTCGGCCAGATCAGGTTCGGCAAGTTCCAGCTGGGTGGTGTCGGCGGGTCGCTGCTGGCGGCGGTCGTGATCAGTCAGGCCGGCGTGACGATCGACAATGGCGTGAAGGCCGTGATGTTCGCGGTGTTCATCTATGCGGTGGGTTACGACTCGGGGCCGGGCTTCTTCAATTCGCTGAACCGCAAGACGCTGCGCGAGATCGCGATGGCCGTGTTTCTCGCGGTATCGGCGCTCGTCACCGTGATCGTCTGCGCGAAGCTGTTCCATCTGAACAAGGGGCTCGCGGCCGGGCTTGCGGGCGGCGCGCTGACGCAGTCCGCGATCATCGGCACCGCAGGCGACGCGATCGCGCGCCTCAGCCTGCCCGCCGACCAGATCAAGTCACTGCAATCCGACGTCGCGATCGCGTACGCGGTCACCTACGTGTTCGGCACGCTCGGCGCGATCATCGTCTGCGTGAACATCCTGCCGAAGTTCATGGGCCAGGGGCTGCGCGAGGCGTCGCTCGAAGCGGAGCAGACGCTCGGCGGCGGCGTTGCGGCACACGCGCCGGGCGAGCGCGCGGCGCTGCCCGAACTGGTCGGCCGTGCGTATCGCGTGGGGCCGGCGGCGGGGCGCACGGTCAAGGACGTGGAGCTGGCGCAGCAGGATCACTTCTCGATCGAGCGGATCCGTCGCGGCGGCAACGCGCTCGAACCGCAGCCCGACGTCGTGCTGCAATCCGGTGACGTGGTGATGCTGGTCGGCCGGCGCGAAGCGGTGGTCGATGCGGCGCCGCTGATCGGTGACGAAGTGTTCGACGCGGACGGCATGAGTCTCGCGATCCAGACGCGCCGCGCCGTTTTCACGCGCAAGGGGATGAACCACACGACGATCGCGGCGGTGCGCGCGAACGTCGATCGCGAACTTCGGCACGGCGTGTTCGTCGAGAGCGCGACGCGCGCGGGGCAACCGCTGCCGCTGCTGCCCGAAACGCAGCTCGAACACGGCGACGTGATCACCTTCTACGGCTCGCCGAAAGACACGCTGCGCGCGGTGCAGGCTGCGGGCTACGAGCTGCCGTACACCGACAAGACCGATTTCATCTACATGGGCGTCGGCCTCGTGCTGGGGCTGCTGATCGGTCTCATCGTCGTCAACGTCGCCGGCATTCCGCTGACGCTCGGCTCGGGTGGTGGCTGCCTGCTGTCGGGTCTGCTGTTCGGCTGGATGCGCGGCAAGCATCCGATGTATGGCGTGATGCCGTCGGCTGCGTCGCAACTGCTGAAGGACTTCGGGCTCGCCGCGTTTGTCGCGGTGGTCGGTCTGAATTCCGGTCTGCAGGCGGTGGTCACCGTGAAGCAGAGCGGCGTGACGATCTTTCTGCTCGGCGTGATCGTCACGCTGGTGCCGCTGCTGCTCACCATGCTGTTCGGTCGCTACGTACTGGGCTATCGCAACGCGGCGATTCTCGCGGGCGCGCTGACCGGCTCGCGCAGTGCAAATCCCGCGTTCGGCGGCGTGCTCGAAAAGGCCGGCAGCGCGGTGCCGACCGTGCCGTTCGCGATCACCTATGCGATCGCGAACGTGCTGCTTACGCTGCTCGGGCCGCTCGTCGTCGGGCTGGTCTGA
- the fahA gene encoding fumarylacetoacetase — protein MNTTHDLHATLDPSRRSWLDTANDPSCDFPIQNLPFGIFSDSRDAIPRVGVAIGDRIVDLSVLEQAGLLTLGGDASRGLAAALRDDALNAFISLGREAWRSVRVQLGNLLDQHTATLRDDAALRERALINAADATLHLPVRISGYTDFYSSKEHATNVGSMFRDPKNALLPNWSEMPIGYNGRASSVVASGTPVRRPNGQLKLPDAERPVFGACRKLDIELETGFIIGSGSALGEPIACEDAESHIFGMVLLNDWSARDIQQWEYVPLGPFNSKTFATTISPWIVTLDALEPFRVAQPVQEPQPLAYLRHDGAHAFDIELEVRLRPSHAHTGTTISRTNFRHMYWTMAQQLAHHTVSGCNTRVGDLMGSGTISGPTADSSGSLLELTWNGQRPLVLDGGGTRTFIEDGDELTIAGWCQGEGYRVGFGPCVGEILPALR, from the coding sequence ATGAACACTACGCATGATTTGCACGCGACGCTCGATCCGTCGCGCAGAAGCTGGCTCGATACGGCTAACGATCCTTCCTGCGATTTCCCGATCCAGAATCTGCCGTTCGGCATCTTTAGCGATTCGCGCGATGCGATACCGCGTGTCGGTGTCGCGATTGGCGATCGTATTGTGGATCTGTCGGTGCTTGAGCAGGCGGGGTTACTTACGCTGGGCGGTGACGCGTCGCGTGGTCTGGCCGCCGCGTTGCGTGACGACGCGTTGAACGCGTTCATCTCGTTGGGCCGCGAAGCATGGCGCAGCGTGCGCGTTCAACTCGGCAACCTGCTCGATCAACACACCGCGACGCTGCGCGACGATGCTGCGCTGCGCGAACGCGCGCTTATCAATGCCGCGGATGCGACGCTGCATCTGCCGGTGCGGATTTCCGGCTATACGGATTTCTATTCGTCGAAGGAACACGCGACGAACGTCGGTTCGATGTTCCGCGATCCGAAGAACGCGTTGCTGCCGAACTGGTCGGAGATGCCGATCGGCTACAACGGACGCGCGTCGTCGGTGGTCGCGAGCGGCACGCCGGTGCGGCGGCCGAACGGGCAACTGAAGCTGCCCGATGCGGAGCGTCCGGTGTTCGGTGCGTGTCGCAAGCTCGACATCGAACTGGAGACGGGTTTCATCATCGGCAGCGGTAGTGCGCTCGGCGAACCGATCGCGTGCGAGGACGCGGAGTCGCACATCTTCGGGATGGTGTTACTGAACGACTGGAGCGCGCGCGACATCCAGCAATGGGAATACGTGCCGCTCGGTCCGTTTAACTCGAAGACCTTCGCGACCACGATCTCGCCGTGGATCGTCACGCTCGATGCGCTGGAACCGTTCCGCGTCGCGCAGCCTGTACAGGAGCCGCAACCGCTCGCGTATTTGCGGCACGACGGCGCGCATGCATTCGATATCGAGCTTGAAGTGCGGTTGCGGCCGTCGCATGCGCATACGGGCACGACGATCTCGCGCACGAATTTTCGCCACATGTACTGGACGATGGCGCAGCAGCTCGCGCATCACACGGTGTCCGGGTGCAACACGCGCGTCGGCGATCTGATGGGTTCGGGGACGATCAGCGGACCGACCGCCGATTCATCCGGCAGCCTGCTCGAACTGACGTGGAACGGCCAGCGTCCGCTTGTGCTCGACGGCGGCGGCACGCGGACGTTCATCGAGGACGGTGATGAACTGACGATCGCCGGATGGTGTCAGGGCGAGGGGTATCGCGTGGGGTTCGGGCCGTGCGTGGGGGAGATTCTGCCTGCGCTGCGGTGA
- a CDS encoding plasmid fertility inhibition factor family protein translates to MPASLSSTAAGDVPPATETVWTVPLPGHTPYDHVRLKRVFVADGTRHQVVLVDLRKLLVCADRDDTDYVLQPVNAWHAGKVRGIREFLDPDNERVPEMPYVTVTRRRTPGLFGWLRLEHEGVVAFRNGQHRARYLAEAGARWLPVEVHEREAMLLHEVCGAADDARTALRPGVAEAGS, encoded by the coding sequence ATGCCTGCCTCTCTTTCATCGACCGCCGCCGGCGATGTGCCGCCCGCCACCGAAACGGTCTGGACCGTTCCGCTACCCGGTCACACGCCGTACGATCACGTGCGGCTCAAGCGCGTCTTCGTGGCCGACGGAACGCGTCATCAGGTCGTGCTCGTCGATCTGCGCAAGCTGCTCGTCTGCGCCGATCGCGACGATACCGACTACGTGCTGCAACCGGTCAACGCATGGCACGCGGGCAAGGTGCGCGGTATCCGCGAGTTTCTCGATCCGGACAACGAACGTGTCCCTGAGATGCCGTACGTGACCGTGACGCGGCGCCGGACGCCGGGTTTATTCGGCTGGCTTCGGCTCGAGCATGAAGGCGTGGTCGCGTTTCGCAACGGCCAGCATCGCGCGCGCTATCTTGCTGAAGCGGGCGCGCGCTGGCTGCCGGTCGAAGTGCATGAACGCGAGGCGATGCTGCTGCATGAAGTGTGCGGCGCAGCCGACGATGCGCGCACCGCGCTGCGGCCCGGCGTCGCCGAAGCGGGCAGCTGA
- a CDS encoding bifunctional aspartate transaminase/aspartate 4-decarboxylase: MAKSKVVASKSAGKVASKAPSKSGARSEQSKLAALSPFELKDELIKAAGGGAVERPANAAMLNAGRGNPNFLATIPRHGFWQLGLFAMREAERSFAYMPEGVGGFPKREGLTERFELFLREHRGTAGIDFLAGAVSYVRDQLGLSASDFLYEMCEGILASNYPVPDRMLKHAEIIVAQYLRREMIGRHPFVGEFDVFAVEGGTAAMTYIFNTLRENRLIAPGDTIALGMPIFTPYIEIPRLNDYGMNVVNLNADVANGWQYSKKELDKLRDPKVKAFFLVNPSNPPSVKMDDESLAYIASIVEERPDLILLTDDVYGTFADDFVSLFALAPKNTILVYSYSKYFGATGWRLGAIATHHDNVVDRLIGKLPAAVKRELHTRYESITTEPDKLKFIDRLVADSRTVALNHTAGLSTPQQVQMVLFSLFSLMDTPDAYKKALKRLIRSRKQALFEEIGISFDDNDPNQVDYYTILDLEFLGERAYGREFVDWLFKNTKPSELLFRLAREARVVLLPGRGFGTEHPSGRVSLANLNESDYRKIGKAMRKLIEEYVEQFNAQTGRHLDPNKVR, from the coding sequence ATGGCAAAGAGCAAGGTCGTCGCGAGCAAGAGCGCGGGCAAAGTGGCTAGCAAAGCGCCCAGCAAAAGCGGCGCGCGCAGCGAACAGTCGAAGCTTGCCGCACTGAGCCCGTTCGAACTGAAGGACGAACTCATCAAGGCAGCGGGCGGCGGTGCGGTCGAGCGGCCGGCGAACGCCGCGATGCTCAACGCGGGCCGCGGCAACCCGAACTTTCTCGCGACGATTCCGCGTCACGGCTTCTGGCAACTCGGCCTGTTCGCGATGCGCGAGGCGGAGCGTTCGTTCGCGTATATGCCCGAGGGCGTCGGCGGATTTCCGAAGCGTGAAGGGCTGACCGAGCGCTTCGAACTTTTCCTGCGCGAGCATCGCGGCACGGCGGGTATCGATTTTCTGGCGGGCGCAGTGTCGTATGTGCGCGATCAGCTCGGGCTGTCGGCCAGCGATTTCCTGTACGAGATGTGCGAGGGCATTCTCGCGTCGAACTATCCGGTGCCCGACCGGATGCTGAAACACGCGGAGATCATCGTCGCGCAGTATCTGCGTCGCGAGATGATCGGCCGGCATCCGTTCGTCGGCGAGTTCGATGTGTTCGCGGTCGAAGGCGGCACGGCGGCGATGACGTACATCTTCAACACGCTGCGCGAGAATCGCCTGATCGCGCCCGGCGACACGATTGCACTCGGCATGCCGATCTTTACGCCGTACATCGAGATCCCGCGACTGAACGACTACGGGATGAACGTCGTGAACCTGAACGCGGACGTCGCGAACGGCTGGCAGTACTCGAAGAAGGAACTCGACAAGCTGCGCGATCCTAAGGTGAAGGCGTTTTTCCTCGTCAATCCGAGCAACCCGCCGTCGGTGAAGATGGACGACGAAAGCCTCGCGTACATCGCATCGATCGTCGAGGAGCGTCCCGACCTGATCCTGCTCACCGACGACGTGTACGGCACCTTCGCCGACGACTTCGTGTCGCTGTTCGCGCTCGCGCCGAAGAACACGATCCTCGTGTACTCGTACTCGAAGTATTTCGGCGCGACCGGCTGGCGGCTCGGCGCGATCGCGACGCATCACGACAACGTAGTCGACCGGCTGATCGGCAAGCTGCCCGCTGCGGTGAAGCGCGAACTGCACACGCGCTACGAATCGATCACGACCGAGCCGGACAAGCTGAAGTTCATCGACCGGCTGGTGGCCGACAGCCGCACCGTCGCGCTGAATCACACGGCCGGGCTGTCGACGCCGCAGCAGGTGCAGATGGTGCTGTTTTCGCTGTTCTCGCTGATGGACACGCCCGATGCGTACAAGAAGGCGCTCAAGCGCTTGATCCGCAGCCGCAAGCAGGCGCTCTTCGAAGAGATCGGCATTTCGTTCGACGATAACGATCCGAATCAGGTCGACTACTACACGATCCTCGACCTGGAGTTTCTCGGCGAGCGCGCGTATGGACGCGAATTCGTCGACTGGCTGTTCAAGAACACGAAGCCGTCCGAGCTGCTGTTCCGGCTCGCCCGCGAAGCGCGCGTCGTGCTGTTGCCGGGGCGCGGCTTCGGTACCGAGCATCCGTCGGGGCGCGTGTCGCTTGCGAACCTGAACGAATCGGACTACCGGAAAATCGGCAAGGCGATGCGCAAGCTGATCGAGGAATACGTCGAGCAGTTCAACGCACAGACTGGGCGGCATCTCGATCCGAACAAGGTTCGATAA
- a CDS encoding MFS transporter: MKVVFTRDFLALILSVAVVGLGSGATLPLTALALTQAGYGTDVVGLLTAAQAGGGLLVVPIAGWVAARFGGRQTIAGAVLVVAVATAAMQLTSNLFVWAALRIACGAALMLLFTIGEAWVNQLADDATRGRVVAIYATTFTLFQMSGPVLVSQIAGFNSGRFLLCGAIFLLALPTLATIRAAPHIESEQEHDTWRHVLPRMPAIVVGTMFFALFDTIALSLLPLYAMAHGIETEVAVLFASALLLGDTTMQFPIGWLADRLGRERVHLGCAAVVIVLLPLLPWAVSSPWLCWPLLFVLGAAAGAIYTLSLVACGERFRGAALVSASSLAGASWSAASFGGPLIAGALMKGVGNEALIVLLLVCALAFGAAVLWERRRGVQALS, encoded by the coding sequence ATGAAAGTCGTCTTCACTCGCGATTTCCTCGCACTGATCCTGAGCGTCGCCGTCGTCGGACTCGGCAGCGGCGCGACCCTTCCGCTCACCGCGCTCGCGTTGACGCAAGCTGGCTACGGCACCGACGTCGTCGGATTGCTGACCGCCGCGCAGGCAGGCGGCGGCCTGCTCGTCGTGCCGATCGCCGGCTGGGTCGCTGCGCGTTTTGGCGGCCGTCAGACGATCGCCGGCGCGGTGCTCGTCGTCGCCGTCGCGACTGCCGCGATGCAGCTCACGTCGAACCTGTTCGTATGGGCGGCGCTGCGCATCGCGTGCGGCGCGGCATTGATGCTGCTGTTCACGATCGGCGAAGCATGGGTCAACCAGCTCGCCGACGATGCGACGCGCGGCCGCGTCGTCGCGATCTACGCGACCACCTTCACGCTGTTCCAGATGTCGGGCCCGGTGCTGGTGAGCCAGATCGCCGGCTTCAACAGCGGACGCTTCCTGCTGTGCGGCGCAATCTTCCTGCTCGCGCTGCCGACGCTCGCGACCATCCGCGCCGCGCCGCACATCGAAAGCGAACAGGAACACGACACCTGGCGCCACGTGCTGCCGCGAATGCCGGCGATCGTCGTCGGGACGATGTTCTTCGCACTGTTCGACACGATCGCGCTGTCGCTGCTGCCGCTCTACGCGATGGCGCACGGGATCGAGACCGAGGTCGCGGTGCTGTTCGCATCCGCACTACTGCTCGGCGATACGACGATGCAGTTTCCGATCGGCTGGCTTGCGGACCGACTTGGTCGCGAGCGCGTGCACCTCGGCTGCGCGGCCGTCGTTATCGTGTTGCTGCCGCTACTGCCGTGGGCCGTGTCGTCGCCGTGGCTGTGCTGGCCGCTGCTGTTTGTGCTCGGCGCGGCGGCTGGGGCGATCTATACGCTGTCGCTGGTCGCGTGCGGCGAGCGCTTTCGCGGTGCCGCGCTGGTCTCGGCTAGTTCGCTGGCAGGGGCGTCGTGGAGCGCGGCGAGCTTCGGCGGGCCGCTTATTGCCGGTGCGTTGATGAAGGGTGTCGGCAACGAGGCGCTGATCGTGTTGCTGCTGGTGTGTGCGCTTGCGTTTGGGGCTGCGGTGTTGTGGGAGCGTCGGCGTGGTGTGCAAGCGTTGTCGTGA
- a CDS encoding MFS transporter, with amino-acid sequence MPLPLLALAIAAFGIGTTEFVIMGLLPDVARDLSVSIPAAGMLVSAYALGVTIGAPIVAIAVANMPRKKALLSLIGVFIVGNLLCAVAPGYAVLMAARIVTAFCHGAFFGIGSVVAAGLVAPNRRAQAIALMFTGLTLANVLGVPLGTALGQAVGWRATFWAVTVIGVLAAAALAACLPARIEMQKASLVREFSVLKNPQVLMVLGISVLASASLFSTFTYITPILEDVTGFTPHAVTLVLLLFGLGLTVGSTLGGKLADWRLMPSLIAFLCAICAILMVFSVTMHAPIAAMATIFVWGVLAFAIVPPLQMLIVDRASHAPNLASTLNQGAFNLGNATGAWLGGMAIGAGIPLASLPWVGVTTAVGAVLLTVFSVSIERRAQRVPVAGQAG; translated from the coding sequence ATGCCCTTGCCTCTCCTTGCCCTCGCCATTGCCGCGTTTGGGATCGGTACCACCGAGTTCGTCATCATGGGCTTGCTGCCCGACGTGGCACGCGACCTGTCCGTCTCGATTCCCGCCGCCGGCATGCTCGTGTCGGCCTACGCGCTCGGCGTGACGATCGGTGCGCCGATCGTCGCGATCGCGGTCGCGAACATGCCGCGCAAGAAAGCACTGCTGAGTTTGATCGGCGTGTTCATCGTCGGCAATCTGCTGTGCGCGGTGGCGCCGGGCTATGCCGTCCTGATGGCCGCGCGGATCGTCACCGCGTTCTGCCACGGCGCGTTCTTCGGGATCGGCTCGGTGGTCGCGGCCGGGCTCGTCGCACCGAACCGACGTGCGCAGGCCATCGCGCTGATGTTCACCGGCCTCACGCTCGCGAACGTGCTCGGCGTACCGCTCGGCACCGCGCTCGGCCAGGCGGTCGGCTGGCGCGCGACGTTCTGGGCCGTCACCGTGATCGGCGTGCTGGCTGCCGCTGCGCTCGCCGCGTGTCTGCCCGCGCGGATCGAGATGCAGAAGGCGAGCCTCGTGCGCGAATTCAGCGTGTTGAAGAATCCGCAGGTGCTGATGGTGCTCGGTATCAGCGTGCTCGCGTCGGCCAGTCTGTTCTCGACCTTCACGTACATCACGCCGATTCTCGAAGACGTCACCGGCTTCACGCCGCATGCGGTCACGCTGGTGCTGCTGCTGTTCGGGCTGGGGCTGACCGTCGGCAGCACGCTTGGCGGCAAGCTCGCGGACTGGCGGTTGATGCCATCGTTGATCGCATTCCTGTGCGCGATCTGCGCGATCCTCATGGTGTTCTCGGTGACGATGCATGCGCCCATCGCCGCGATGGCGACGATCTTCGTGTGGGGTGTCCTCGCGTTCGCGATCGTGCCGCCGCTGCAGATGCTGATCGTCGACCGCGCGAGCCACGCGCCGAATCTCGCGTCGACGTTGAATCAAGGCGCGTTCAACCTGGGCAATGCGACAGGCGCATGGCTCGGCGGGATGGCGATCGGCGCGGGCATTCCGCTCGCGTCGCTGCCGTGGGTCGGTGTGACGACCGCGGTCGGGGCGGTGCTGCTGACGGTGTTCTCGGTGTCGATCGAGCGACGGGCGCAGCGGGTGCCTGTGGCGGGCCAGGCGGGTTGA
- a CDS encoding crotonase/enoyl-CoA hydratase family protein has translation MITETFGEHVRIETVEAVDAVATIVLDRPARRNAVDRPTADALAAAFRRFDTNPAWHVAVLYGAGGTFCAGADLTALADDTRRNELHADGSGPGPMGPTRMTLDKPVIAAIAGYAVAGGLELAALCDLRVVEDDAVLGVFCRRVGIPLIDGGTIRLPRLIGLSRALDLILTGRPIDAQEALAFGLANRVVPRGAARAAAERLAAELAALPQAALRADRRSALDNSPLDDLADALRREGASGYDAVFAEGVAGAARFAGGAGRHGDAVEPPASSG, from the coding sequence ATGATCACCGAAACATTCGGCGAACACGTGCGGATCGAAACCGTTGAAGCCGTCGATGCGGTCGCGACGATCGTGCTCGATCGTCCGGCGCGTCGTAACGCAGTCGACCGTCCGACCGCCGACGCACTCGCCGCCGCGTTTCGCCGTTTCGATACGAACCCCGCGTGGCACGTTGCCGTGCTGTACGGTGCGGGCGGCACGTTCTGCGCGGGTGCGGACCTGACCGCGCTCGCCGACGACACGCGCCGCAACGAACTGCATGCCGACGGCAGCGGCCCCGGTCCGATGGGCCCGACCCGCATGACGCTCGACAAACCAGTGATCGCGGCGATTGCCGGCTATGCGGTGGCGGGTGGTCTCGAACTCGCGGCGCTGTGCGATCTGCGCGTGGTCGAGGACGACGCGGTGCTCGGCGTGTTCTGCCGACGCGTCGGGATTCCGCTGATCGACGGCGGCACGATCCGGTTGCCGCGCCTGATCGGGTTGTCGCGCGCGCTCGATCTGATCCTGACCGGCCGCCCGATCGACGCGCAGGAAGCGCTCGCGTTCGGACTCGCGAACCGGGTCGTGCCGCGTGGCGCAGCGCGTGCTGCCGCCGAGCGGCTCGCGGCGGAACTGGCTGCGTTGCCTCAAGCAGCGCTGCGTGCCGACCGTCGCTCCGCGCTAGACAACAGTCCACTCGACGATCTCGCCGACGCGCTGCGTCGCGAAGGTGCCAGCGGTTACGACGCGGTGTTCGCGGAAGGGGTGGCGGGTGCCGCGCGGTTTGCGGGCGGCGCGGGGCGGCATGGCGATGCAGTCGAGCCGCCCGCTTCATCTGGCTGA